One window of uncultured Trichococcus sp. genomic DNA carries:
- a CDS encoding PolC-type DNA polymerase III: protein MALSKHELFQQMLEQINLHHQPEYLPYFENGEIEQVIVHKKSKLWSFQFVFDNVLPFEVFTALMNHMKIKFQSIATIDFQIKTRQPILTNESILDYWETVVQRSNISSPLVQSLFAKHTPVVLNNKVVINVENEITKNHLADNYLSVIQQNYLVLGFPSFQITIEVDEAASEARMAQYLARKQEQDEMLVKQAEEAIKQNQQDRQRSDGSQSKSGNNGPLLIGRQISGKEEIKQMASITEEERSVVIEGYIFDSEIRELRSGRKLLVFKMTDYTSSFSVKLFSSNETDEQNFELVKKGIWVRVRGSVQEDTFMRDLVVNARDVNEVAHAERKDRAPEDEKRVELHLHSNMSQMDATNGIGDFVKQAAKWGHKAIALTDHAAAQGYPDAHAAGKANNVKILYGIEAYVVDDGVPIAYNPVHEDLSEATYVVFDVETTGLSAVYDTIIELAAVKMYKGNVIETFEEFINPGHPLSQTTIQLTGITDDMVRDSKPEKTVLEEFAAFAEGTILVAHNASFDMGFLNNSYERYAMPEAPQPVIDTLEMSRFLHPQLKSHRLNTLAKRYGVGLEQHHRAVYDSETTGALCWIFLKEAREDHNILFHDELNKYIGGGDSYKRARPFHATILAKNQDGLKDLFKIISASNIDYYYRTPRLPRSVLQAARENLLIGSACSEGEIFEAMMQKGAEAAKAKAKFYDYIEVMPKEVYAPLITKELVKNESDLEEIITQIVAIGDELGKTVVATGNVHYLNKEDAIYREILIGSLKVNQGKVLHMPEAHFRTTDEMLDCFSFLGKEKAKEIVVYNSQKIADSIGEIVPIKDQLYTPNMEGANEEVTRLSYDEAKRLYGEELPELVEKRLEKELNSIIGNGFSVIYLISQKLVLKSNQDGYLVGSRGSVGSSFVATMTGITEVNPLPPHYRCPECKYSYFYEDGSIGSGYDLEKKDCPKCGTDMDRDGHDIPFETFLGFYGDKVPDIDLNFSGEYQAHAHAYTKELFGEEYVYRAGTIGTVADKTAYGYVKAYERDHNFRFSSAEIDRLAKGCTGVKRTTGQHPGGIIVIPDYMDVYDFTPIQFPADAQDSEWKTTHFDFHSIHDNVLKLDILGHDDPTVIRMLQDLSGIDPQTIPPNDPDVMKIFGGTDVLGVSPDQIFSKTGTLGIPEFGTRFVRGMLEQTSPNTFAELLQISGLSHGTDVYLGNAETLIRENNIPLADVIGCRDDIMVYLIHHGMDDGLAFKIMESVRKGKGIPDDWQAEMRAKEIPEWYIQSCLKIKYMFPKAHAAAYVLMALRVAYFKVHQPIRYYCAFFSVRAQDFDLVAMTQGKEMIKTRMKEIMDKGLEASVKEKSLLTVLELANEMVERGFTFKMVDLDKSHANNFVIEGDTLIAPFRAIPGLGGNVANQIVQARETQPFLSKEDLATRGKVSKTIIDYMNENGVLKNLPDENQLSLFDF, encoded by the coding sequence ATGGCATTATCGAAACATGAATTGTTCCAGCAGATGCTGGAACAGATAAATCTGCATCACCAGCCGGAGTACCTGCCGTATTTTGAAAACGGGGAAATCGAACAGGTCATCGTACATAAAAAATCAAAATTATGGTCATTCCAGTTCGTTTTCGACAACGTCCTGCCTTTCGAAGTATTCACCGCTTTGATGAACCATATGAAAATAAAATTCCAATCCATCGCCACGATCGATTTTCAGATCAAAACGAGGCAACCGATTCTGACGAACGAGAGCATCCTGGATTATTGGGAAACAGTCGTCCAGCGCAGCAACATATCATCCCCGCTGGTTCAGAGCCTGTTTGCTAAACACACACCCGTGGTCTTGAACAACAAAGTCGTCATCAATGTTGAAAACGAGATCACCAAAAATCATTTGGCGGATAACTACCTGTCCGTGATCCAACAGAATTATCTGGTCTTGGGGTTCCCGAGTTTCCAGATCACAATCGAAGTGGACGAGGCAGCATCCGAAGCCAGAATGGCGCAATATCTGGCCAGGAAACAAGAGCAGGATGAAATGTTGGTCAAGCAAGCAGAGGAAGCCATCAAACAAAACCAGCAGGACCGACAGCGCAGTGACGGCTCGCAATCGAAAAGCGGCAACAACGGCCCCTTGCTGATCGGCAGACAGATTTCCGGCAAGGAAGAAATCAAGCAGATGGCTTCGATCACCGAAGAAGAGCGTTCCGTAGTCATCGAAGGCTATATTTTCGACAGCGAAATCCGCGAACTTCGCTCCGGCCGGAAACTGCTCGTGTTCAAAATGACGGACTACACTTCCTCGTTTTCGGTGAAGCTATTCTCGTCGAACGAAACGGATGAACAGAACTTCGAACTGGTCAAAAAAGGCATCTGGGTGCGCGTGCGCGGGAGTGTCCAAGAAGACACGTTCATGCGTGATCTAGTGGTGAATGCCAGGGATGTGAATGAGGTGGCTCATGCGGAACGGAAAGACCGTGCGCCCGAAGACGAAAAAAGAGTGGAATTGCATCTGCACTCAAATATGAGCCAGATGGATGCCACCAACGGCATCGGCGATTTTGTCAAACAAGCTGCGAAATGGGGACACAAAGCCATCGCTCTGACTGACCATGCAGCTGCGCAAGGCTATCCCGATGCCCATGCAGCCGGAAAAGCGAATAACGTGAAAATATTGTACGGAATTGAAGCGTACGTCGTCGATGACGGCGTTCCGATCGCCTATAACCCGGTCCATGAGGATCTCAGCGAAGCGACCTATGTCGTATTCGACGTGGAAACGACGGGCTTGTCGGCAGTGTACGATACAATCATCGAACTGGCTGCCGTAAAAATGTACAAAGGGAATGTCATCGAGACATTCGAAGAATTCATCAATCCGGGTCATCCATTATCGCAGACGACCATCCAATTGACCGGCATAACCGATGACATGGTGCGCGACTCCAAACCGGAAAAAACGGTGCTCGAGGAATTCGCCGCATTCGCTGAGGGGACCATTCTCGTAGCCCACAACGCCAGTTTTGACATGGGCTTCCTGAACAACAGCTATGAACGCTACGCCATGCCAGAAGCGCCACAGCCTGTGATCGACACCTTGGAGATGTCCCGTTTCTTGCATCCCCAATTGAAATCCCATCGCTTGAATACGTTGGCGAAACGCTATGGTGTCGGCTTGGAACAGCATCACCGTGCGGTTTACGATTCCGAAACAACCGGTGCGCTCTGCTGGATATTCCTGAAGGAAGCCCGTGAGGATCACAACATCCTATTCCATGATGAACTCAACAAATACATAGGCGGCGGCGATTCATACAAACGGGCACGGCCTTTCCATGCAACGATCTTGGCAAAAAATCAAGACGGGCTGAAGGACCTGTTCAAAATCATCTCTGCTTCGAACATCGATTATTACTACCGGACACCGCGCCTTCCGCGCAGCGTCCTGCAAGCGGCCCGGGAAAACTTATTGATCGGTTCTGCCTGCAGCGAAGGCGAGATATTTGAGGCGATGATGCAAAAAGGGGCGGAGGCAGCGAAAGCGAAAGCCAAGTTCTATGATTACATCGAAGTCATGCCGAAAGAGGTATATGCGCCGCTCATCACGAAAGAACTGGTGAAGAACGAAAGCGATCTGGAAGAGATCATCACCCAGATTGTTGCCATCGGGGATGAACTGGGCAAGACGGTCGTCGCAACCGGGAATGTCCATTACCTGAACAAGGAGGACGCCATCTACCGGGAAATATTGATCGGTTCTTTGAAGGTGAACCAAGGCAAGGTCCTGCATATGCCGGAAGCCCATTTCCGGACGACAGACGAGATGCTGGACTGCTTCTCCTTCCTCGGCAAAGAAAAAGCCAAGGAAATCGTCGTCTACAATTCCCAGAAAATTGCCGACAGCATTGGCGAAATCGTTCCGATCAAGGATCAGTTGTACACGCCGAACATGGAAGGGGCGAACGAGGAGGTCACGCGACTTTCCTATGATGAAGCAAAGCGCCTCTATGGCGAAGAACTCCCTGAACTGGTCGAAAAAAGGTTGGAGAAAGAGCTCAACTCGATCATCGGCAACGGCTTCTCGGTCATCTATCTGATTTCCCAAAAACTGGTGCTGAAGAGCAACCAGGACGGTTATCTGGTTGGGTCCCGGGGCTCGGTCGGTTCAAGTTTCGTGGCAACGATGACCGGTATCACGGAAGTCAACCCTTTGCCGCCGCATTACCGCTGTCCGGAATGCAAATATTCCTATTTCTACGAAGACGGCTCGATCGGTTCCGGATACGATCTGGAGAAAAAGGATTGTCCGAAATGCGGAACGGACATGGACCGCGATGGGCACGACATCCCTTTCGAAACTTTCCTTGGTTTCTACGGAGACAAAGTACCCGATATCGACTTGAACTTCTCGGGGGAATATCAAGCGCATGCGCATGCCTACACGAAAGAACTCTTTGGCGAGGAATATGTGTACCGGGCCGGAACGATCGGGACGGTTGCGGACAAGACAGCCTATGGATATGTGAAAGCCTATGAGCGGGATCACAACTTCAGATTCTCCTCGGCTGAGATCGACAGGTTGGCAAAAGGCTGCACCGGCGTTAAACGGACGACCGGACAGCATCCCGGCGGCATCATCGTTATTCCGGACTATATGGATGTCTATGATTTCACACCGATCCAGTTCCCGGCCGATGCGCAGGATTCTGAGTGGAAAACGACCCACTTCGATTTCCACTCCATCCATGATAACGTGCTGAAATTGGACATACTTGGACACGATGATCCGACCGTCATCCGGATGCTGCAGGATCTGTCCGGCATCGACCCGCAGACGATCCCGCCCAATGATCCGGATGTCATGAAGATTTTTGGCGGTACGGATGTATTGGGCGTCAGCCCTGACCAGATATTCAGTAAAACCGGAACACTCGGAATACCCGAATTCGGGACGCGCTTTGTCCGGGGGATGCTGGAGCAGACGAGCCCGAACACCTTTGCGGAACTGCTGCAGATTTCCGGCCTTTCCCATGGTACGGACGTCTATCTGGGCAATGCCGAAACGCTTATCCGCGAGAACAATATCCCGTTGGCGGACGTTATCGGCTGTCGTGATGACATCATGGTATACCTGATCCATCACGGCATGGACGACGGTCTTGCCTTCAAGATCATGGAGAGTGTCCGGAAAGGGAAAGGGATCCCTGATGATTGGCAGGCGGAGATGCGCGCGAAGGAAATACCTGAATGGTATATCCAATCGTGCCTGAAGATCAAATACATGTTCCCGAAAGCCCATGCTGCGGCTTACGTATTGATGGCTTTGCGTGTTGCTTATTTCAAAGTGCACCAGCCGATCCGTTACTACTGTGCCTTCTTCTCCGTGCGGGCGCAGGATTTCGATTTGGTCGCGATGACCCAAGGGAAAGAAATGATCAAGACGCGCATGAAAGAAATCATGGATAAGGGTTTGGAAGCCTCGGTCAAGGAAAAAAGCTTGCTGACCGTACTGGAATTGGCGAACGAGATGGTGGAGCGCGGCTTCACCTTTAAGATGGTCGATCTTGACAAATCGCACGCCAACAATTTCGTGATCGAGGGGGATACGCTGATTGCGCCATTCCGGGCCATCCCGGGATTGGGCGGCAACGTGGCGAACCAGATCGTTCAAGCGCGGGAAACCCAACCGTTCCTGTCCAAAGAGGATTTGGCGACGAGAGGGAAGGTTTCGAAGACGATCATCGATTACATGAATGAAAACGGAGTGTTGAAAAACTTACCCGACGAAAATCAACTTTCTTTATTTGATTTTTAG
- the rseP gene encoding RIP metalloprotease RseP yields MFQTIITFIIVFSILVIIHEFGHFYFAKKAGILVREFAIGMGPKIFSHRKNGTTYTIRMLPIGGYVRMAGIGDEDTELKPGMPLNITLDEAEQVTQIDLSNKQHLHAVPIELLEADLEQGLFIKGVIPGSSAPVTYEVKRDATIIEADGTELQIAPIDVQYQSAPLLKRMMTNFAGPMNNFILGIAMFITIAFVQGGVTVNDNRLGEIQPGSPAETAGLREDDEILAVNGEEIAEWTELVASIQANPGNEITLSVVTDGQEARAVLVTPDTKTDEQGNEYGLIGVAPPMDRTVMAKISYGFEEFWLIATSIFGLVFSMFRTGFQADSFGGPVAIYAATEQVVDYGFLSVLSFLAYLSINLGVVNLLPIPALDGGKLLLNVVEGVRGKPLDPEKEGIITAVGMGLLLLLMVIVTWNDIQRFFFGQ; encoded by the coding sequence ATGTTTCAGACAATCATAACATTCATTATTGTGTTCAGCATATTAGTGATCATCCATGAATTCGGCCATTTCTATTTTGCGAAAAAAGCGGGCATCTTGGTTCGTGAGTTCGCAATCGGCATGGGACCCAAAATCTTCTCTCATCGCAAAAACGGAACGACCTATACGATCCGGATGTTGCCTATCGGTGGTTACGTGCGGATGGCCGGCATCGGGGACGAAGATACTGAGTTGAAACCCGGGATGCCGCTAAACATCACCCTTGACGAGGCAGAACAGGTCACTCAAATAGATTTAAGCAATAAACAGCACCTGCATGCTGTTCCGATAGAATTACTGGAAGCTGACCTGGAACAGGGGCTCTTTATAAAAGGAGTCATTCCGGGAAGTTCGGCACCCGTTACCTACGAAGTCAAACGCGATGCGACAATCATCGAAGCGGACGGTACGGAGCTACAGATCGCTCCCATCGATGTGCAATACCAATCGGCTCCATTGCTGAAACGGATGATGACGAACTTTGCTGGCCCGATGAATAATTTCATTTTGGGGATTGCGATGTTCATCACGATTGCATTCGTGCAAGGCGGCGTTACGGTCAACGATAACCGGCTGGGGGAAATCCAACCGGGCAGTCCGGCGGAGACGGCCGGGTTACGTGAAGATGATGAAATCCTGGCTGTGAATGGCGAAGAAATCGCTGAATGGACGGAACTGGTTGCCTCCATCCAAGCCAATCCGGGCAACGAAATCACACTCTCTGTCGTGACTGACGGCCAGGAAGCGCGTGCTGTACTTGTCACGCCTGACACGAAAACCGATGAACAAGGCAATGAGTATGGCTTGATCGGTGTCGCTCCCCCGATGGATCGCACCGTGATGGCCAAAATCAGTTACGGTTTCGAGGAATTCTGGTTGATAGCCACTTCCATTTTTGGATTGGTCTTCTCCATGTTCAGGACCGGCTTCCAAGCCGATTCATTCGGCGGGCCTGTCGCCATCTATGCGGCGACCGAACAAGTCGTTGATTATGGCTTTCTGAGCGTACTCAGTTTCTTGGCCTACTTGAGCATCAACCTTGGCGTCGTGAATCTGTTGCCGATACCGGCATTGGATGGCGGGAAATTGCTGCTGAACGTAGTCGAGGGGGTCAGAGGCAAGCCTTTGGACCCGGAGAAGGAAGGCATCATCACAGCTGTCGGAATGGGGCTGCTGCTCCTGCTGATGGTCATCGTCACTTGGAACGATATCCAAAGATTTTTCTTTGGCCAATGA
- a CDS encoding phosphatidate cytidylyltransferase — protein sequence MKERVITGLVAAAVFIPFLWIGGLPLQLLMTAIGLIAVQELLKMKKLTIFSVEGIITALATVLLMLPESYLHFIPDGIDAMLLIYLEALILFVFTVFSRNDFTFDDAAASVLTSLYVGRGFYYFMQTREIGFWMVLLVLFIIWGTDIGAYMIGRKIGKNKLAPAISPNKTIEGSVGGSIAAVLIAIVFFHYYNPLGLSMGLQIMLAALLSVCGQMGDLVESAFKRYFGVKDAGKILPGHGGMLDRFDSTLFVMPVFHIFLHFIF from the coding sequence ATGAAGGAAAGAGTAATCACAGGCTTAGTGGCTGCTGCCGTTTTTATCCCATTCTTATGGATTGGGGGACTGCCGCTGCAACTGCTCATGACAGCAATCGGCTTGATTGCAGTACAAGAATTATTGAAGATGAAAAAGTTGACCATCTTCAGTGTGGAGGGTATCATCACCGCTTTGGCGACCGTATTATTGATGTTGCCGGAATCCTACCTGCACTTCATCCCTGATGGCATCGATGCGATGCTTTTGATTTATTTGGAGGCGTTGATACTGTTCGTGTTTACAGTGTTCTCGCGGAATGATTTTACTTTCGACGATGCAGCTGCATCTGTGCTGACTTCCCTTTATGTCGGGAGAGGGTTTTATTATTTCATGCAGACGAGGGAAATCGGTTTTTGGATGGTGCTCTTAGTGCTGTTCATCATCTGGGGAACGGATATCGGAGCTTACATGATCGGAAGAAAAATCGGCAAGAACAAATTGGCCCCGGCAATCAGCCCCAACAAGACAATCGAAGGATCCGTCGGTGGATCGATCGCTGCTGTGCTAATCGCCATCGTGTTTTTCCATTACTACAATCCGCTAGGTTTATCGATGGGCCTCCAGATTATGCTGGCAGCCTTGCTTTCGGTCTGCGGTCAGATGGGTGATTTGGTTGAATCGGCATTCAAGCGCTATTTTGGCGTCAAGGATGCCGGCAAGATATTGCCCGGACATGGCGGTATGCTCGATCGTTTCGACAGCACGCTTTTTGTGATGCCAGTGTTCCATATTTTTCTGCATTTCATATTTTAA
- a CDS encoding isoprenyl transferase, which translates to MALFKSENPKTEMPFDENGIVPAHVAIIMDGNGRWAKKKLMPRVYGHKEGMNTVKRIAIEASRLNIKVLTLYAFSTENWKRPTDEVNFLMGLPIDFFDVFMPELMQNNIKVTTIGWIDQLPEKTLKVVQNAIEKTKDNTGLVLNFALNYGSRAEILQATTTIARDVASGKLSADAITDEIFAGYLFTSGLGEWQDPDLLIRTSGEIRLSNFLLWQAAYSEMYFTEEFWPDFSTASLRAALAEYQHRNRRFGGI; encoded by the coding sequence ATGGCTCTATTCAAGAGTGAGAATCCAAAAACAGAAATGCCGTTCGATGAAAATGGCATCGTTCCAGCCCATGTCGCCATCATCATGGACGGAAACGGCCGTTGGGCAAAGAAAAAATTGATGCCGCGGGTCTACGGACACAAAGAGGGCATGAATACCGTGAAAAGGATTGCCATAGAAGCAAGTCGCCTGAACATCAAGGTCTTGACACTATATGCCTTTTCGACAGAAAACTGGAAACGCCCGACTGATGAAGTCAATTTTTTGATGGGGTTGCCCATCGATTTTTTTGATGTATTCATGCCGGAATTGATGCAGAACAACATCAAAGTGACGACCATCGGCTGGATCGATCAGTTGCCCGAGAAGACGCTGAAGGTCGTGCAGAATGCGATCGAAAAAACAAAGGACAATACCGGCCTTGTTTTGAATTTTGCGTTGAACTATGGCTCCAGGGCTGAAATCCTTCAAGCTACAACAACGATTGCGCGCGATGTCGCATCAGGAAAACTCTCGGCAGACGCGATCACCGATGAAATATTCGCCGGATATCTATTCACAAGCGGGCTTGGCGAATGGCAGGATCCCGACTTGCTGATCCGCACCAGCGGGGAAATCCGTCTGAGCAACTTTTTGCTGTGGCAGGCGGCGTATAGTGAAATGTACTTCACGGAAGAATTTTGGCCTGATTTTTCAACAGCCAGCTTGCGGGCTGCGTTAGCAGAATATCAGCATCGCAACCGCCGCTTCGGCGGCATATAG
- a CDS encoding transposase, which translates to MNQNILHTIFFDKNNHWDQFSKRFKLKIRPVVFKEVEKFRYCGDISKGFRLYVCEGCHAVKKVPIRCKGKFCPTCSVGESERWSEIVSQDMFHTTHRHIVFTIDEGLRTIFLKYHREILLKGLMDDAAQVILDYFNKQKIRPGIILALHTFGSKLEFNPHVHMIVTMGGLTEGGEWKDYDYIPYKMLRVNWQNAVLKLIRRVLSPEEKKEVQPQLQRAYTRNAEGFYVNAPKRSRTNVKKILQYISRYMKRGPIALNRIIMYDGDIVMFRYHDKRTNTEETEIMLAKEFIAALIRHIPDKNFKTIRRYGLYSRRIKKVVKEVVKEIQSKIKRLLLNVSTALKPMKWADRITECFGENPLKCSSCGNLFVFRGIAVSKKGKLRIQYANDAAARRYLREEIRNIESEEFKINQKQAKEKIFEANRFDWEKQRQLYMSSMRNQ; encoded by the coding sequence ATGAATCAGAATATTCTCCATACCATTTTCTTTGATAAGAATAACCATTGGGACCAGTTCTCTAAAAGATTCAAACTCAAGATAAGACCTGTGGTCTTTAAAGAGGTTGAAAAATTTAGATACTGTGGGGATATTTCGAAAGGCTTTCGGTTATATGTTTGTGAAGGTTGCCATGCGGTAAAAAAAGTTCCGATTCGGTGTAAAGGCAAATTTTGCCCGACATGTTCTGTCGGTGAAAGTGAGCGGTGGAGTGAAATTGTGTCTCAGGATATGTTCCACACCACCCACAGACATATTGTTTTTACCATCGATGAAGGCCTGAGGACCATCTTTTTAAAGTATCATCGGGAAATACTTTTGAAAGGACTAATGGATGACGCTGCGCAAGTGATTTTGGATTATTTTAATAAACAGAAAATTCGGCCTGGTATCATTTTGGCTCTGCACACTTTTGGCTCGAAACTCGAGTTTAACCCCCATGTGCATATGATCGTAACGATGGGTGGCTTGACAGAAGGTGGCGAGTGGAAAGATTACGATTATATCCCATACAAAATGTTGCGGGTAAACTGGCAGAATGCAGTGTTAAAGCTGATTAGACGCGTGCTTTCTCCGGAGGAGAAAAAGGAAGTACAGCCACAGCTTCAGAGAGCCTATACAAGAAATGCTGAAGGTTTTTACGTGAACGCTCCGAAGAGAAGCCGAACGAATGTCAAAAAGATTCTGCAGTATATTAGCCGCTACATGAAACGCGGGCCGATTGCGTTGAACCGTATTATCATGTACGACGGTGATATTGTGATGTTTCGTTATCATGATAAACGGACAAATACAGAAGAAACAGAGATTATGCTTGCGAAAGAGTTTATTGCAGCTTTAATAAGACACATCCCCGATAAAAACTTTAAAACAATCCGTAGATATGGGTTATACAGCAGGAGAATCAAGAAGGTTGTGAAAGAAGTCGTCAAGGAGATTCAGTCCAAGATCAAGCGACTATTGTTAAACGTTTCGACTGCTTTAAAACCCATGAAATGGGCAGACAGAATTACCGAATGTTTTGGAGAGAATCCTTTAAAATGTTCCAGTTGCGGAAACCTCTTTGTTTTCCGTGGGATTGCTGTGTCCAAAAAAGGAAAGCTAAGAATCCAATATGCGAACGATGCAGCGGCGAGGAGATATCTGCGAGAGGAGATTAGAAACATTGAGTCAGAAGAATTCAAAATTAACCAAAAACAAGCTAAAGAAAAAATATTTGAAGCAAATCGCTTCGACTGGGAAAAACAGCGTCAATTATATATGTCTTCAATGCGGAATCAATGA